The Microbulbifer sp. YPW1 genome contains the following window.
AGCACCGGGCCCTTCTGGTCACCTACGAGGCGCAAAATGCGCGTTTCTACAACCGCCCACCGGAACAACAGCAGCGACTGTGGCTCGCCCATCAGCCACTGCTGCTGGGCATTGAAACCGAGAAAACCTGGATACGCTGGGCTGAGCAACTGCTAGAGCGGCTTGAAGAAATGGACGGAGATACGCCCGCTACTGGAGATTGAATTGGTTGCGCAGGTGAATCGCCAGGGAGAGTAACAACAGGGTAACCACCCACACGGTGATATAGATTTTCATGGAGCGATGGGCGGATTTTTTTTGCCACCAGGTGCGCGGCGCAATGCCCTTCATGAGGAACACCAGTTTGCAGGCCAGGTTCACGCACACCACGTTTACTGCCAGCAACAGGCCCGCCCCGGCAGCCAGTTGCCACTTGCCCGCACCGATCATCATTCCGAAAGTGGCGGCCGGCGGCAGTAGGGCCACCGCGACCATTACACCCACCAGCACACTCGATAATCCTGTGGTCATGGAAAGTGCCGCCGCGGCGCCGGAGGCGAGGGCCAGAGCCACCGAATCCCACCCTACATTAGTACGCGCCAGCAATTCCTCGCTGTAGGTTCCCCAGGGCCAAACCAGTCCGATCACTACGGAAATACCGGCGGCAACCAGCACACCCACAGACAGCGAAGCCAGCGCACTGCGCATCAGCGCCGTGTCCCCCAGCGCCGTCCCCAGTCCGAACGCCATATTGGGGCCTAGCAGTGGGGCAATCACCATGGCGCCGATGATCACCGCCACATTGTCTTCCAGCAACCCGATAGCGGCGACAAGGGTGGAAAGTACTACCAGCACCAGGTAATCCCGATCCAAACGCGCGCTTTTCTCCGCGCTGGCGTAGAGGGCCTCACGCGCGGCCAGCGCCGCATCTTCTTTCTTGCGCTCTTCCTCGCTCTGCTGCGGCAGCGAGACCTCCACCGGGATCACCAGTACCCGCGCACCGGCCACGCACTCCACCAGGGGCGCGAGCAGGTCCAGCGCGGACTGCACCTTATCGTCACTCACCAGCATGCGCATGCTCTGGTGCCCACTGGGCACGTGGGCATCCAGGCGGAATTCTTCAGCGGTACAGGATTCTGCAATAGCGGCTATGCGATCAGCATCTTTCGCATCCGCGAGAATCGAGAGTAACTTCATAACGCGTCCCAGCGAATGCCATTATCAAAACGCGTCGGCGGGAATATGGCACACCACTTCAATATTGTGCCCATCGGGGTCGAGTACGTAGGCGCTGAAGTAGTGATCGTGATATTCCGGGCGCAATCCTGGCGCACCGTTATCCTTGCCCCCGGCCTGGAGTGCGGCATCGTAAAACGCCTGCACCGTTTCCCGGTCTTCTGCACTGAATGCGATATGTACGGCGGGCGCCGTGGTGGAGCCGCCCTTGATCAACAACTGGGGTTTTCCGCCCCATCCGAAGGCCGCCCACCCGGCGATTTCCGAGACCAGCTCGTAACCGAGGGGCGCCAGTGCGGACTGGTAGAACACTTTGCTGCGCTGGTAGTCGTGCGCTGTCAGCCCAATATGATCCAGCATGTTTTTTCTCCCTGCCGCGATAAAATCCGATCCCGTATCCGGAAAATCAGTATAGAAGGCCGGACACAGGAAGGTAGGACAGGAGGAAAGTAGGCGGAAGCAGGTCTACAGAGGAAGCCTCAGACCACGCCAAAAAAGGAAAGTGTGCCATAAATGACTACTGCGGAACCGCAAATAAACTGCCCCAAGATCAGGGCGCGGATGGCAAAGGTGTAGCGGATAAACCGGTGCTGACTGTGCAGGTCTCGGCTGAAAACTCGAGCGGTCTCCGGCAGCGCCTGCTCGATGGCCCGCAAGCCCGGTACTGCTAGATTCAACAGTGCCCGACTGCGCAAGTCCATCACCCAGAAAACCGCAGAGACAATCACCACAAACCCGCCCAACAATACCAGTATCAGCGGGTGGAAGCCTTTTTCCACGGCAGTAAATACACCACCGTCAGCGAACATCGATAGCACGACAAAAAAGTTGAATGCTTTGAGACGCTGCTCGGCGTTAAAGCGGTAATGCTCACACAGGTACTGCTGTTCATTCACACTGGAATTCCTTCTCCTCCAGGAAGTACCGCATCACGGTGCTTGCTTGGCGATACGTTTATGGACATCGTTGATGGATTTCACGGCGGCAGAACCGTACCAAGGATGCAGTTCCATCACCAGGCTACCGGCTTTTACCGCAGGATCGCTCTCAACCAGTTTGCGCGCTTCTTCCACAGAGTCCACGTCAAAAACGTAGATACCACGCAGCTCGCTGCCGCCAAAGAACGGCCCCGCGAGCACCAGTACACCCTCATTGGCCAGGCGCCGGATATTTGCCATGTGTGCACGCTGCAATTCCGCAGCAGCTTTTGCATCGCGATCTCGGTTTGGGCCCGCTTTAAGTAACGCCATGACATACCGATGCATACCATAATCATCTGCGCCCAGGCTGTTCGCCAGCTCGGCATCGTAGGTGGCGCTGTCGACGGTCGCAGCACCGGTTTCGCTGGCAGTGGTGCTGGCGGCGTTAAACAGCATACCCAGGCTCAAAATAAAGCCAAGGGAATAGCGGGCATTTTTGGTGCTCATTATTTTTCTCACTATTTTTTGATCTGGCTAGACGCGTAAAGCTGACCGATATCAGGGGACAATAAGTATGTCGGTATTCGCGCGCCCGAGAATACGCTCGGCGGTATTGCCCAGCAGGAAACCTTTTGGCCCTTTGCGCACCCCGCGCCCGACCAGGATCATTCGCGCCTTGTTGCGGTCGACCACGCGATTGACCTCGGCGGCGGGCTTGCCGGTAACGAAATGGGTTTTCTTGCAGTCTACGCCACTGTCGGCGATCACCTTGTCGACCGCTTGCAACAGGGCACCGGCCTGCTCGCGAAATTTATCCAGATCCTTGATCTCGTCCGTGGCGGGCACACAGGCTACGGCTTCGAGTTCGGCTCCGAGCAGCTTGCCGAATTGCTCGCCGAGCTTGAGCGCGCGCTGGTTGAGTTCTACGTGCAGGGTATTTTCCACGGCGGGGTCCAGCGCGGCCACAATGCGATCGCGCTTGATCCAGTGGGTGCTGACGGCGAGCCACAGTGGCGTGGGCAGGCTTTCGATCAGGCGCCAGTCAATAGAACCAAAGCCGCCGCGGCCATACTGTTTCTGGGCGGTTTTCACTACCAGGTCGATCTGGTTGTCGGCGAGGTATCCGAGGGTCCAGGAGGGGATATCGTGGTGCCAGATGACTTCGGCACTGGAGCCTTCAGGGAGTGTGTACTCCTGTTTCAATGCGTCCAGCCACCGTCCGCGCTCTTTCTGTATCTGATCGGTAATATTGAGAATCGACCCGGACAGCATGGGAATAGACACCACGGGCTCGTACACAAAACTGACAAGCTGCAACTTGGCACCGGACTTCTGCGCCAGTTCAAGGGCGCGTTCCAGGGCGATCTGTTCGTGTTTGGGCTTGTCGAGAATGACAAGAATATTCTGCATGCGGCCTCCGGTGCTGCTGAAATTATTTCATTACCTTTCGGGCAATTAAATCACCAGTGTCTGGTTTTGTCTTGGTTTCAGATCAAGTGCGGTGAAGTTTAGTCCGAGGTACAAATTGTTCTCGCTCTGTGGCGGTAGAGCACCGGGTATGGCTTTTCGAAACCGCTGTGAATACGTCCCTGTACGCTGCGTCGGCGACATCCCTGTCGCCGACGCTTTCGAAAAGCCATACCCGGCACCCCACCTTCAATTCCGACTAAACCACTTCGGACGAAATTCGGAAACGTTCTAACGAAGGCGAGAAGCCGGAACTGAAGGAAAAGTGCTGGGGACGGGGTTTCAGGAGCGTCGCAAACAGGGCCGAAGGCGCCGCGTTGAAGCGGCCGGATACTTCCCAGGGACGGGTTCACAGGGAGGCGCCTAGCCCGGTCCTGAAACCCCGTCCCCAGTGCTTTTCCGCCATCAAGCTCAAAACAGAACTCCCATTGACAGCGGGGTGCAGAGTTTACTTATTAGCCCGATGATCCACGAGCTCTTCAACCACAGAAGGATCGGCGAGCGTAGAAGTATCGCCGAGCGAATCCAGCTCGTTACAGGCAATCTTGCGCAGTATACGCCGCATGATTTTGCCGGAGCGGGTTTTGGGCAGCCCCGGGGCCCACTGGATGATATCGGGTTTGGCGATAGGGCCAATTTCCTGCACACACAGGTCGATCAGCTCCTTGCGCAACTCCTCGGAGGGCTCGCGACCGTTTTTCAGGGTGACGTAGCAGTAAATACCCTGCCCCTTGATATCGTGGGGGTAACCCACCACAGCGGCCTCGGCGGTATCCTCGTGCAACACGATTGCACTCTCGATCTCCGCGGTACCGAGGCGATGGCCGGAGACGTTAAGCACATCGTCGATACGCCCGGTAATCCAGTAATAACCATCGGCATCGCGGCGCGCCCCGTCACCGGTAAAGTAGTAGCCGGGGAAGGTGGAGAAATAAGTGTCGATCATGCGCTGGTGGTCGCCAAATACACTGCGGATCATGCTCGGCCAGCTGGCCTTCATCACCAGAGCACCCTCGCCTTCGCCGTCGATTTCCTGCCCCTTCTCGTCCAGAATCGCAGGCTGCACGCCGAAGAATGGACGGGTGGCGGAGCCGGGTTTGAGATCCGTGGCGCCGGGCAGCGGCGTGATCAGGTGGGCGCCGGTTTCGGTCTGCCACCAGGTATCGACGATCGGACAGCGCTCCTCGCCTACTACCTTGAAGTACCACTCCCAGGCTTCCGGATTGATCGGTTCACCCACCGTTCCCAACAGCTTCAGGGAACTGCGGTCGCACTTGGTAACGTAGTCGTCGCCGGCACCCATTAATGCGCGGATTGCGGTGGGGGCGGTGTAAAAGGTATTCACCTTGTGCTTTTCCACCACCTGCCAGCAGCGGGACGCATCAGGATAAGTGGGCACACCTTCGAACATCAGCGAGATGGCACCGGCTGCCAGCGGGCCGTAAACGATGTAGCTGTGGCCGGTGATCCAGCCCACATCCGCTGTACACCAGAATACGTCGCCCTCTTTGTAATCGAAGGCGTATTTGAAGGTCATGGTGGACATCAGCAGGTAACCGGCGGTGGTGTGCAGCACACCCTTGGGTTTACCTGTGGAGCCGGAGGTGTAGAGGATAAACAGCGGGTCTTCCGAATTCATCGGCTCCGGCGCGCACTCGGTGCTCTGCTCGGCAACGGACTCGGCGTACCAGATGTCGCGTTTGCTGTCCCAGTCCACATTGGCACCGGTACGCTTCACCACGATGGCGGTGTGTACGTCCGGGCATTTGGCCAGGGCCTTGTCCACATTGGCTTTCAGGGGCACCTTGCGACCGCCGCGCACGCCTTCGTCAGCGGTGATCACCAGGCGGCAATCGGAATCGAGAATCCGGTCCTTGAGGGAGTCCGGCGAGAAGCCGCCGAATACCACGGAGTGCACCGCACCAATCCGGCTACAGGCGAGCATGGCGTAGGCCGCTTCCGGGATCATCGGCATGTAGATACAGACGCGATCGCCCTTCTCCACACCGCGCGCCTTGAGCAGGTTGGCCAGGCGACATACCTGTTCGTGCAGCTCGCTGTAGGTGATGGTTTTGCTGTCGGCGGGGTCGTCGCCTTCCCAGATAAACGCGGTCTGCTGGGCCCGTGCGGGCAGGTGGCGGTCGATACAGTTGACGGAGACATTCAGTTCACCGTCGGCAAACCAGGCCGCGTGGCCCTTGGTCAGGTCTTCCTCGACCACCTTGGTAAAGGGCTTGCTCCACTGCAGGAAATCTTTGGCCTGCTGGGACCAGAATCCCTCGGGGTCTTCTACCGACTGCTGGTACATGCGCTGATAGTCCTCGTTGCGAACGAGGGCATCGGCGGCGAATTTTTCCGGCACTGGGTGTAGGTGCACTTCAGACATTGTTTTCTCCCTTATTAGAATTATCGGGCTGCTGCGCCTCCTTATTAACGACTCTTGTAGGTAAGTAGTCACTATGGCGCGTTCATCGCAGTTGCGCCCCGGCAGCTGTCCGGGGGCATTTATCCCGATAAGTTATACCACTGGCAGCCAAGAAATGACAACGCTGTCACCTCTTCGATTACCCCATCATAGCCTGCGAAGTTTGCTGATTCCCAGTCTGCACCCGGAATCCCGTGCCTTTTTTGTCGGTGCGGTGCAAAATACCCCAACAAAAAAAGTGATCACATTTTCAGGAGTGCATTTTATGTCGGTAAAACTGTTGCGTATCCAGGAAGGCAAGGGTGAGCGGGATGCGGGGCCTGTCGCCCAGGAAAAAGTACTGGCGGGCGCGCCCCAGCAATTGACCGAGCATTTCTTTACCAATGCGAAGGAGAACTTCTTTTGCGGTGTCTGGTCTTCGGATGCGGGCAAGTGGACGCTCACTTACGGTGAAGATGAGTTCTGCTACATCATCGAGGGCGAAGCGATCATTACCGATGCCGAAGGTACCAGTGAAAAGGTTTCTCAGGGGGATGCGTTCTGTATTCCGGCGGGATTTGAGGGGACCTGGGAGACCATCGGTTCGGTGAAGAAGTTTTATGCGATTTACGAGGAGTAATCCCGTTCCGTAAAACCAGAAATCAATCTACCCCGACCGGAACAAAGCCGGGATAGATCCCATGTGCACTAGCAAATCAGGGAAGTGCTAGTGCAGTGGATATCGCCCTCTACCACATCACATTGTGTATCCACGGTCTCGCAGTTCAAGGGAATCTCAATGTCGCTTCCAAACCGGGCCGCTGCCTCTACAGCCTTCTTTCCAGTATCCCCCCTGAAAGAAAAACGCCTGGAAAATTCGACAGGTGAATCAGGTACCTTATTGCCATTTCCGTCTACCCCGGTGCCTGCGGCATATGAATATCCGTATTCACCACCGAGTATATTTACGTAAGCGAGCTTGAACTGAGCCCGGCCGCCATCGCTAAATTCGGCCCATACCCGGATTTCAGATTTCTCCTGGCCTTCTGAAGACGCAATCAACCGTATCAGCGTATCCTCAACTTCTTTCGTTACCGTCACATCCTTGGTGATCGCGTCACTGATCAAATTACGGGTGCGAGAATAGCCGGTCATATCCCACGGGCTTTCCGCGATGCTCGGATCGACCTGGAAGTTCGTGACTTCCAGAATACTTTGCCCCCAACAATTCACTGCCCCCAAAAGCATTCCGCAAGCAAAAAGAAATTTTCTCATACCGAGACCTTAACCAAACTTTGTTTTTATTGAGAATTCCATTCTTCAGGCAAATACCATACCGGAAACGGATTAAGTATAAAAACAAACGGCAAGTGAAGCTTTGCCGTCAGGAGACAGCAAGAGCTATCGATCAAAAGGGCAGTACTCAACCACCAATCATTCCCCTGAGGTGCGCCACCACACTGCGCCCCAACGCAGATAGCGCGTAGCCGCCTTCCAGCGCGGAAACTATACGGCCGTTACAATGCTCATCGGCAAACTCTCGCAGCCTTTCGGTCACCCACTGGTAGTCGTCTTCGCGAAAGCGCAGCTGCGCCATCGTATCTTCGATATGTCCGTCGAAGCCCGCAGAGATAAACAGCATCTGTGGCTTGAATTTTTCCAGTGCCGGTAGCCACTGGTTAGTCACCAGGTCTCTTAGCGCATCGCCCTCGGCACCCGCTTCCAGTGGTGTATTTACGATGTTATCCGGCAATTCACCTGTGCCGCTGAACGGGTAATAGGGCGACTGGAAACTGGAACACAGCAGGTAGCCCTCGCGACCGGCGACAAAATCCTCCGTGCCGTTCCCGTGGTGTACATCGAAGTCGAGGATGGCAACGCGCTCCAGCCCGTGTTGCGCGCGGGCGTGGGCGGCGGCGATGGCGATGTTGTTGAACAGGCAGAAGCCCATGGCCTTGTCGCGTTCGGCGTGGTGGCCCGGGGGGCGCACGGAGCAGAAGGCGGAATTCACTTCACCCGCAATCACCCTGTCCACCGCATCCACGGCCGCCCCCGCGGCGTGCAGGGCCGCGTCCAGTGATTCAGGGCACATACGGGTATCTTCATCGAGGGCTTCGAAGCCTTCGCTGGGCGCGCGGGCGAAAATTGAATCCACGTAATCCGGGGTATGTACCAGTCCCAGCTGGCTGCGCGTTGCCTTGGGTGCGTCGAAAAAACGCAGTACGTATTCCATGCCGCTGGACAGCAACTGATCCTGAATGGCATCGAGCCGGGCCGGGCTTTCCGGGTGTTCTGCACCCATGTCGTGCAGGCCGCAGGCGGGGCTGGTAAAAAATCCGACGATGGGCATTGTTCAGTCCTTTAAGTCACTAATGGAAGCGTCGGTGAGATCCAGCTCCAGATAGAGTTCATCCATGCTATCTCCCCTGCGGGCAACAAAGCCGTTGTTTTCAAAAATTGCTAGCATGGGCTTGTTATCCCGGCGCACACAGGCAAACATTTTTCCAATCCCGCGCGCGCGGGCAATGGCTTCCATCTCTCTCAGCAGGGTGGTGGCGATGCCTTTTCCGCGGCGGCTTTCCTTGATGACGAAGGCCACTTCACAGCTGTTATCCGCTGCGTAAAAATAATAGCGCCCGACCCCCTGGATCACTTCGCGACCACCATCGTTGTCGATAAAACACAGCGCCAGGTCACGCTGCTGATCCACACTCACCAGACTGCAGGATTTCTCCCGCGACATCTGCGTTACGTGGTGGTTGTAACGCATCATCAGGGTTTCTTTGTTGTGGGTGTAAAAGAATTCCTGCAGGCGACGCTCATCCGCGGGGCGCAGGGGACGCAATGTATAACGGATACCACCAAACGTATAGCGCTTCTGTTCCACCGGCCCCAGTTCGGGTACCCGGGTGGGTGCCTGTTCCTGATACTCCGGCACCCAGTAAAACTCGCGGACTTTTTCCAGCAGTTCGCGACGAAAATCCGGGTGGGCAATACGGATCATTTCCAGGGTTCGCTCACGCACACTCTTTCCGCGCAGGGAAGCGATACCGTATTCGGTCACCACATAGTGCACATGGGCGCGAGAAGTAACGACTCCTCCTCCGGGAGTAAGCGAGGCGACAATGCGGGAGATCAACTTGCCAGTTTTATCCCGCGCGGTCGACGGCAGCGCGATGATTGGCTTGCCGCCCTTGCTGAGCGCCGCGCCGCGAATAAAATCCACCTGACCGCCGATGCCGCTGTACAGCACACTGCCGATGGAATCGGAAACCACCTGCCCTGTTAGATCCACCTCAATGGCGCTATTGATGGCGACCATCTTTTCGTTGCGGGCGATTTTCACCGGCGAGCTGACGTGCTCTGCCGGATACAACTCCACATGGGGATTGCCGTCGACAAAGTCGTACAGCATTTTCGATCCCATACAGTAACTGGTAATGGTCT
Protein-coding sequences here:
- a CDS encoding universal stress protein; translated protein: MQNILVILDKPKHEQIALERALELAQKSGAKLQLVSFVYEPVVSIPMLSGSILNITDQIQKERGRWLDALKQEYTLPEGSSAEVIWHHDIPSWTLGYLADNQIDLVVKTAQKQYGRGGFGSIDWRLIESLPTPLWLAVSTHWIKRDRIVAALDPAVENTLHVELNQRALKLGEQFGKLLGAELEAVACVPATDEIKDLDKFREQAGALLQAVDKVIADSGVDCKKTHFVTGKPAAEVNRVVDRNKARMILVGRGVRKGPKGFLLGNTAERILGRANTDILIVP
- a CDS encoding histone deacetylase family protein produces the protein MPIVGFFTSPACGLHDMGAEHPESPARLDAIQDQLLSSGMEYVLRFFDAPKATRSQLGLVHTPDYVDSIFARAPSEGFEALDEDTRMCPESLDAALHAAGAAVDAVDRVIAGEVNSAFCSVRPPGHHAERDKAMGFCLFNNIAIAAAHARAQHGLERVAILDFDVHHGNGTEDFVAGREGYLLCSSFQSPYYPFSGTGELPDNIVNTPLEAGAEGDALRDLVTNQWLPALEKFKPQMLFISAGFDGHIEDTMAQLRFREDDYQWVTERLREFADEHCNGRIVSALEGGYALSALGRSVVAHLRGMIGG
- a CDS encoding VOC family protein, whose protein sequence is MLDHIGLTAHDYQRSKVFYQSALAPLGYELVSEIAGWAAFGWGGKPQLLIKGGSTTAPAVHIAFSAEDRETVQAFYDAALQAGGKDNGAPGLRPEYHDHYFSAYVLDPDGHNIEVVCHIPADAF
- a CDS encoding TIGR00341 family protein, with the translated sequence MKLLSILADAKDADRIAAIAESCTAEEFRLDAHVPSGHQSMRMLVSDDKVQSALDLLAPLVECVAGARVLVIPVEVSLPQQSEEERKKEDAALAAREALYASAEKSARLDRDYLVLVVLSTLVAAIGLLEDNVAVIIGAMVIAPLLGPNMAFGLGTALGDTALMRSALASLSVGVLVAAGISVVIGLVWPWGTYSEELLARTNVGWDSVALALASGAAAALSMTTGLSSVLVGVMVAVALLPPAATFGMMIGAGKWQLAAGAGLLLAVNVVCVNLACKLVFLMKGIAPRTWWQKKSAHRSMKIYITVWVVTLLLLSLAIHLRNQFNLQ
- the acs gene encoding acetate--CoA ligase, translating into MSEVHLHPVPEKFAADALVRNEDYQRMYQQSVEDPEGFWSQQAKDFLQWSKPFTKVVEEDLTKGHAAWFADGELNVSVNCIDRHLPARAQQTAFIWEGDDPADSKTITYSELHEQVCRLANLLKARGVEKGDRVCIYMPMIPEAAYAMLACSRIGAVHSVVFGGFSPDSLKDRILDSDCRLVITADEGVRGGRKVPLKANVDKALAKCPDVHTAIVVKRTGANVDWDSKRDIWYAESVAEQSTECAPEPMNSEDPLFILYTSGSTGKPKGVLHTTAGYLLMSTMTFKYAFDYKEGDVFWCTADVGWITGHSYIVYGPLAAGAISLMFEGVPTYPDASRCWQVVEKHKVNTFYTAPTAIRALMGAGDDYVTKCDRSSLKLLGTVGEPINPEAWEWYFKVVGEERCPIVDTWWQTETGAHLITPLPGATDLKPGSATRPFFGVQPAILDEKGQEIDGEGEGALVMKASWPSMIRSVFGDHQRMIDTYFSTFPGYYFTGDGARRDADGYYWITGRIDDVLNVSGHRLGTAEIESAIVLHEDTAEAAVVGYPHDIKGQGIYCYVTLKNGREPSEELRKELIDLCVQEIGPIAKPDIIQWAPGLPKTRSGKIMRRILRKIACNELDSLGDTSTLADPSVVEELVDHRANK
- a CDS encoding YciI family protein, whose product is MSTKNARYSLGFILSLGMLFNAASTTASETGAATVDSATYDAELANSLGADDYGMHRYVMALLKAGPNRDRDAKAAAELQRAHMANIRRLANEGVLVLAGPFFGGSELRGIYVFDVDSVEEARKLVESDPAVKAGSLVMELHPWYGSAAVKSINDVHKRIAKQAP
- a CDS encoding cupin domain-containing protein, which codes for MSVKLLRIQEGKGERDAGPVAQEKVLAGAPQQLTEHFFTNAKENFFCGVWSSDAGKWTLTYGEDEFCYIIEGEAIITDAEGTSEKVSQGDAFCIPAGFEGTWETIGSVKKFYAIYEE
- a CDS encoding bifunctional acetyl-CoA hydrolase/transferase family protein/GNAT family N-acetyltransferase; protein product: MSSLTHPKTGEPQSWDKLLKSGCRIFLGSHAAVPDALMADLVANSRGLNDIEVTHVFTLSDNFWAERKYAELFTVNALYIGGTAVRNAVAEGRADYTPTFLSEVPKLFSDHVLPLDAALIMVSPPDEMGYCSLGVSVDVVSSAVKHATTVIAQINPSMPRTNGHTFIHRDQIHAWMTADAPIPESPPPEMDQAVEQIGQYVSVLVENGSTLQIGMGKVHDAVLRYLGNHKDLGVHSEMISDGVAQLMKSGVINNRKKTFHQGKTITSYCMGSKMLYDFVDGNPHVELYPAEHVSSPVKIARNEKMVAINSAIEVDLTGQVVSDSIGSVLYSGIGGQVDFIRGAALSKGGKPIIALPSTARDKTGKLISRIVASLTPGGGVVTSRAHVHYVVTEYGIASLRGKSVRERTLEMIRIAHPDFRRELLEKVREFYWVPEYQEQAPTRVPELGPVEQKRYTFGGIRYTLRPLRPADERRLQEFFYTHNKETLMMRYNHHVTQMSREKSCSLVSVDQQRDLALCFIDNDGGREVIQGVGRYYFYAADNSCEVAFVIKESRRGKGIATTLLREMEAIARARGIGKMFACVRRDNKPMLAIFENNGFVARRGDSMDELYLELDLTDASISDLKD